A stretch of the Coprobacillus cateniformis genome encodes the following:
- a CDS encoding PTS sugar transporter subunit IIC yields MNRFMDWLSNSFTPTMNKFAQRPWVAALSSSMQKIIPFILTGSIIHLYNVLRSYITTLPNLVRIINFSFGMLGLLTAFMVANQVMEKLGHTKYTINAGLTAISVFLMFIKPIINDNGVLTVEFARFGPTGIIVGIVAGYLVSIIFHFIGKRDLLSESSLPDFVIGWVQNIIPIFTSIAVAVLLTFKFDIDLFALILKVFSPIQGFGQTLPGFVLLIFLMTFFYTLGISHWLWNGIKTPIFMAGIAANIAAVEQGLSATNIATNEAVFTAGLITMGGMGATLTLNLLMCFSKSKSLKTVGRLSILPSIFNINEPIMYSAPIVMNPLLMVPMWINAITGPLVIWFTMRSGFLNIPSKMIQVGQIPAPLSSVMITEDLRAIIVYILLFIIYLATWYPFFKVYEKQRITEEEFEATSK; encoded by the coding sequence ATGAATCGTTTTATGGATTGGTTAAGCAATTCTTTTACACCAACAATGAATAAGTTTGCACAAAGACCTTGGGTAGCTGCCTTATCAAGTTCCATGCAGAAAATTATTCCATTTATTTTAACAGGATCAATTATTCATTTATATAATGTTTTACGATCTTACATAACAACTTTACCAAATTTAGTGAGAATCATTAATTTCTCGTTTGGAATGTTAGGGCTATTAACTGCATTTATGGTTGCTAATCAAGTGATGGAGAAATTAGGACATACCAAATATACCATTAATGCAGGTTTAACTGCTATTTCAGTATTTTTAATGTTTATTAAACCAATTATTAATGACAATGGAGTTCTAACTGTTGAATTCGCACGTTTTGGACCTACTGGTATTATTGTTGGAATTGTTGCAGGGTATTTAGTATCTATTATATTTCATTTCATTGGGAAGAGAGATTTATTAAGTGAATCAAGTTTACCAGACTTTGTTATTGGCTGGGTTCAAAATATTATTCCAATTTTTACATCAATTGCTGTAGCAGTATTATTAACTTTCAAGTTTGATATAGATTTATTTGCACTTATATTAAAAGTGTTTTCTCCAATTCAAGGATTTGGGCAAACTTTACCTGGTTTTGTTTTACTCATTTTCTTAATGACATTCTTTTATACATTAGGAATATCTCATTGGTTATGGAATGGAATTAAAACACCTATTTTTATGGCTGGCATTGCAGCAAATATTGCAGCTGTAGAGCAAGGCTTATCTGCAACTAATATAGCAACGAATGAAGCTGTTTTTACTGCTGGTTTGATTACAATGGGAGGTATGGGAGCAACATTGACATTAAATTTGTTAATGTGTTTCTCTAAATCAAAAAGTTTAAAGACAGTAGGAAGACTCTCAATTTTACCATCTATTTTCAATATTAATGAACCCATTATGTATAGTGCACCAATTGTTATGAACCCATTATTAATGGTACCAATGTGGATTAACGCTATCACAGGGCCGTTAGTTATTTGGTTTACAATGAGAAGTGGATTCTTGAATATTCCATCTAAAATGATTCAAGTAGGACAAATTCCTGCACCATTATCTAGTGTTATGATTACAGAAGATTTACGTGCAATTATTGTCTATATTCTTTTGTTTATCATATATCTTGCAACATGGTACCCATTCTTTAAAGTCTATGAAAAACAAAGAATAACGGAAGAGGAATTTGAAGCAACAAGTAAATAA
- a CDS encoding PTS sugar transporter subunit IIB — MENIKVLLCCGAGLSSGFLAQRARKSAKKRNLDIKIEAKSETEAILHLKKIDILLLAPHYENFKDKFTELAKPLDVAVGVIPQNVYGTLDGDKLIEYALELYKNKE, encoded by the coding sequence ATGGAAAATATAAAAGTTTTATTATGTTGTGGAGCAGGTTTATCAAGTGGTTTTTTAGCACAAAGAGCAAGAAAATCGGCTAAAAAAAGAAATCTGGATATAAAGATAGAGGCTAAAAGTGAGACTGAGGCTATATTACATTTAAAAAAAATCGATATCTTATTATTGGCACCTCATTATGAAAATTTTAAAGACAAATTCACAGAGTTAGCAAAACCATTAGATGTCGCAGTAGGGGTAATTCCACAAAATGTTTATGGAACTTTGGATGGTGATAAACTCATTGAGTATGCATTAGAACTTTATAAAAATAAAGAATAG
- a CDS encoding PTS lactose/cellobiose transporter subunit IIA has product MIYADEELLEQENELNTVAMEIILHAGHAKTLADEAFQLAKEEKFKKAYERIEEATTYGILKAHQSQVQVIQDEAQGIIHKPSLLFNHAQDHLMTIMSEVQTTKKLIELYELIVNRYGSIGGSLNG; this is encoded by the coding sequence ATGATATATGCAGATGAAGAATTATTAGAGCAAGAAAATGAATTAAATACAGTTGCTATGGAGATTATTTTACATGCTGGTCATGCTAAAACATTGGCTGATGAAGCTTTTCAACTTGCAAAAGAGGAAAAATTTAAAAAAGCATATGAAAGAATAGAAGAAGCTACAACTTATGGTATTTTAAAAGCACATCAATCTCAAGTGCAAGTTATTCAAGATGAAGCACAAGGAATTATTCATAAACCTTCTTTGCTATTCAATCATGCTCAAGATCATTTAATGACAATAATGTCAGAGGTTCAGACAACAAAGAAACTGATTGAATTATATGAACTAATAGTTAATAGATATGGCTCAATAGGAGGTTCGCTCAATGGATAA